The DNA region CAGAACCCACCTCTTTCAACTCCTCCAGCCCAAGGCTACAGCCGCAGGATTCGATTCCTGGCAATCATTCATTGCGTCAATCAAGGTGGCAGGCAGCTTCAACCGATTCGCTTCAATTGCACTcgcatttcaatttaaattaaaactttGCTCGAACTTTAAGCACGGCTCTTACACAGATCTCCATCCTGGGTTTTTCCTGCTGGAaaaatccaacgcttggttgGCAACCGAAGAAGGCGTAAGTAAGTGAGCAAGTAAGTTGTAACTTTCTAAAACTTTCCACGTGAGTGTTGCGAATTACAAACCGCAGTTAATGACCAATAAACTTTATGCATTCCCccataaaaatttaaaacaatttactATAACCACACGTCTCTTGGAATCCCTATCTGGGATTCATTTCATCCGTTTACTCGCTCGCTTTGATTTCATCATCAGAAAGGCACAAGCAGTAAAAGAGTAAAATTCCAAACACGTTCTCTGTGTATAGTATCCCCacaaaatggccaaaacgACTAGTTGACTTAGACGGGGTTCATTCCCCGGATTTCGTGTGGGTTCTTCTGTGCCAAATttagtttgaaaaattaaattagtcTCCCCTTTCTTGACAGGGGTTTAACGAACGAAGGGTTATACGTATTCGGTTACATTTTATTACAAACTATTATATTTCCAATACATTTCATGGTATTTGAGCATATAATAATCATCCACTCTTTGGATCAagttataaaaactaaaagtATCGTAAACAATAATTTATACAGCCGCTACCTTTAGATTGAGAACTTGCTATAGACACTTAcctaaataaaacaagaaagaacgctatagtcgagtgcctcgactatcagatacccgttactcagctaaagggaccaaagggaaatggaaataagcaagcagcaaagcaagactgaaatgcgccacctaccggcggtagacagatttaagcgttatgggcgttagggtgggcgtggaaaatttttttttggtcaatcgataggtattgacgagaccgatacagttcagttaaaattttgtatctagcatgaaaattgtgggcgccacaggcttgggcggtttgtgggcgttagagtgggcgtggcatactcgcgtatcaaaattgcgctgcgtacaaaggttcggaatctaaatctgaaatcctgattctatatctttgatagtttccgagatatccacgttcatatttacgattttttgaagtttgggggcggacagacggacagacggacatggctagatcgactcggctagtgatcctgatcaagaatatatatactttatggggtcggaaacgcttccttctgcctgttacatactttccgacgaatctagtatacccttttactctacgagtaacgggtataataatattaaatacctataataacaaaatataatgaaaCATGAGTGCGAAAAATCGACCCAAGGCTAGTTACCATTAATTTGATCCACTTTTTAGTCCAATTTGAAACTTTTTCATGCACTGATAAAAAACGGAGAAAATTTATGGATTTTATATTCAATTTGAATATATATGCTATGTTTTTCATCCATTGTGGTTCTTTATTTAATACTGTGGCCaatgaaatatgaaatatttaccTAAACATTTATAGTtaattttaagattaaatGTTTAAGATTATAAAATGTGAATATAATATGaaattattgttttttatatctttaaatatttaaagtaaacATTACTAATATTTACTGCCTTGACTTACAtgttttcaaattaaatattccaATTTAATATGTCTTGTATTAAACAttatgtttttgtattttatttaaatttttcaattcAATATGCACGTATTCATTTATActgtttcaattttttttagtgtgTTGTATGACCTACACATTTTTAAGCCCTTCACATCTGACCTTTTATATGCATAGCTCTCGTATTTTCTGACAATTTTAAAGTCATCACCaataaaccaaaataaatgccAATTGACAGctgaaaattaaattcgtggagaaaaaatgtgaaaaagcCAAAACCTGAGCTGAGAAAAAGTCCTTGCCTGTCTGGATAACTGGAATAACTTTTCCTTTTGTTTTATGCATAGCTCAGCGAATCTTGGGGCAATATGATTGATTGATAATTAGTTATTTCCCCTCGTCTTGACTTAGCTCcagtttaaaaacaaaaactggGCAACGGCAACGGGGAGGAGAATCAAAACTCATACAGAAAACTCAAATAGAAAACTCAAAGCCGCTTTCTTTGCTCTCGCCAGGCATTATGGGAAATCAATCATTCTCCTCTTCAAGTGCACAATGGGCTAGGCATTCCTCAAGCACAAAATTCACATTGTTGTTTCTGCAAATCAATCTTAACTGAGCGGTActaacaataaaaattttaatcttATAAAGTTGTCGATTTTGGTGTTATATAATCaaaatttactttatttactttactttaattttcttttattcatCACACTTTGGAACACTTCAATAAATAGATAcagtataaatattttggtcTAGGGAAAACAGCAGATTATGTTGGTTACTTGGatattatttttggaaaaactttAAGCATCATATATCATAGTTTACTAGAAAGGCTTTTAAAGACTCCCAATTATCTATAGATATAAACCTTGTTTTTTAAGGAAACcgacttttacttttactcaCATTACTTACTCGCATCAATGTAACCTAGAAATATGCTGGTTGTATATCTTTTACTCAGCTCTTACTTACCTAAATATGTACATCACTTTCTTTTTTGGAGGCAGGCAGACATCCGGCTCAAAAGACTTTTAATTGCTAATTAATTCATATGGAGCTCTGTCAAGAAGTTTACGTTGGCTGTAATTAAAAGAGTGTGTGATCCCGCAAAATCTAATTTGCACAATTTCGCACTTAATTGTTGGCAAAACAAAGGGGAGGCCAAGTGGTGGATGGAGTCTGACGAAAGTGCTGAGGTGCTGTCGCTGTCACATGTGGCGTATACGTATTGTCAACAAAAAACCACCGAAAATGGCGGCTAAtagcttttaatttattcagcTGTCTCCTGCACGAAGCTTTTGGAAGTGTAAATGGATGCATCCACATTAATTTCCGCCCATCTTTCCATCATTTTAAGTTACGACAGTTTCAAATAACTCCGTCGGCTCCAGCGGTTTTAAACTTAGTTATACAGACTTTAAAggcaatttatttacttaccCAAATGTTTACTCATCAAAGGAAATGAAACTGAGGGAATAAGTAAGAATAATTAAACTAAAAAGTGGTTTCTCATTTACTATACCTACTTTCTTCGTTACAACCTTTACAAAGtcaaaaaacatatattacTATCGTATGTTTGCTGACATGAGCAGTACCAGCAGAAATCTCGTCTTTTGCAGATGCCTTTTATACAATGTTATATCATGATGTGGTAATCAAAAATGTTATGACTTGCAATATGTAGTTTTATACAAAACGTGAAAGCAAGACAACCAGAACCACACTGCGAACCAGACTTTATAATAGTAACAGGTATGAAAGGACTAAGCAGGAGCTTTGAGATATGAAATGTACGTTTAATATGAATCTTTACCTTCAAAATAAGTGGGCTTTGGAATTAAATTCCTTAGCAATATAACAGCATGAGTACATAACATTCAGTTATACACCGATACTCGATTCGTTTGGGCTGTTGAAAGTTTGAGGTCGAAAAtatatttcgatttaaatttccTATTTTTGTGTTAGACGAAGAACGTgagttaaaatttaaaaaaaatcctgTGATAAGTATTAAACttttttgtaaattctttTTAGGATTTGACCAGACAAAAATGTGCTGCGGATATCCTTGCTATCCTTGCGCCGCTCTGTGTCCTTGCGGCGGTTGTGGACCCAGTGGATTCTACGACCCCTGTTTCGGACCTTACAATGGGCCTTTTAATTCCTGGTGTGGCCCAAGTGGACCTGGATTCTGGGGTGGACGTTGCTGCTAATATTATTCCACTGGTGAAGAAACTTCCAAACTGGTCTTTTTGTGATCGCTTGCAGAAAAAAATGAGGAAAACTTCATGAATTTTAATTCCCATCTCGTTCGACAGTCCCAAACAATTGGTTTTTCAACTCTATCCGATGAAAaccataaaattaaaatttgtagtTAAACAATTTATGTTCCCAAGGCTTTGGGACATAAAATGTtcgtaaataaaataatacatCAGACATATGGAGAATATTCTTTTAGTGTAATGGCGATTTTTATTTGACCAGTCAACACTGGGCAAGATTAAAAAGAGCGGTgttttttgcatttaaaatcaaaaatcgccaagataaaaaaatttccGATTCCTGGTTTTTAATTCAGAATAGGGCGGTCCACCTTATTCGCCTATATGATTCGCCTATGAGCAATTTAAGGTATaccaaacaaaattaaaaaaaaagcttCAGGGTCTGCAAATTGGTTTCATACGCAAATATATTTTCGTATAGGTGGCCCTGACTTGGATGAGATTTCCGTTGTGTAATTCTGACTTTAGCTTTCCCTCCAAAAACGATTACAGTATTTGCTAATTTTTTATACATGAAACGACTTGAAGACAtgtaaaatctaaaaaaatttaaatttagaatacatttttggaaccaatttcattttttgaaATGTACACGTTTATAAAAAAAGCTTTTGAAGACCTGAAGTTCTAGGTTCCCTCCATTAAATATTTCTACCAA from Drosophila subpulchrella strain 33 F10 #4 breed RU33 chromosome 2L, RU_Dsub_v1.1 Primary Assembly, whole genome shotgun sequence includes:
- the LOC119547971 gene encoding male-specific sperm protein Mst87F-like; translation: MCCGYPCYPCAALCPCGGCGPSGFYDPCFGPYNGPFNSWCGPSGPGFWGGRCC